One Verrucomicrobiota bacterium genomic window carries:
- a CDS encoding ABC transporter permease, with amino-acid sequence MNTFTLIRRSLRFHARAHLGALLGAAVGSAVLVGALVVGDSVRHSLQRFALLRLGKVDVALASGDRFFRAELLSSRTNSLDNVGVTALQLPATASADGGARRANRVQLLGVDERFWNLAEQPPVFEFPTQDSVVLNRALAEQLAAKPGDAVLLRVPKASRLSREAPISPQEDSSVALRLTVRAIASDEEFGRFSLHASQAPPFNAFVSLPWLQEQLKLPGRANLVLMVMDRDPWALPTATAALRRAWDLADAELELREIPEANALELRTSRVFLDAPITDTALKAATNASGVLTYFVNELRAGDRAAPYSMVTAIGEPIVPRDMRDDEILINQWLAEDLNAKPGDELALSYYVVGIMRKMEERTSRFRIRAIVPMARPYADRSLMPDFPGMVEAKNCRDWDTGFPIALDKMRQKDNDYWEEHKGTPKAFVTLAAGQKMWTNRFGNLTAVRFPPSHPIPLPLGGGEGVRRTGEGAVREAESVDAQTVSGNSLPASPAPASDLANLRTRVRDAILEKLDPASIGFNFEPVRKQALDAVAQAQDFGQLFLGFSFFLIVAALLLMGLLFQFGIEQRTTEVGTLLALGFTPRQVRRLLIFEGGGLALLGGAAGTLGGCAYAWAMLRGLATIWRDASGTSALRFHAEPLSLAIGGFAGALVAWLTIWLVLRKQAQQPARELLAGGGDLNLQATAWKESARSVVEARVPPHPGPLPWGEGESFAAVRQTERGRLVPTPALDFPLPQGEGQGEGEGDMILRRTDSLSAARFYSARSNRSLWLAVAGVILSSIILGAAIFMNRETGAGAFFGAGALLLISGLAFAAAFLTALTYSGAAARPTLSALGVRNATRRRKRSLATVGLLASGSFMILAVGVFRLDSEIDAARRSSGTGGFALIGEATYPVVHDLNSAEGREFFGLDTNDFAGTAIVPLRVRDGEDASCLNLNRAQKPRLLGVQPELLDQRNAFTFAAVAKGLPTDHPWLLLSRSGEGEVPAIGDQASIQWALGKKVGDTLDYTDERGQVFKIRLVASVANSILQGNLLIGEDEFRARFTHEEGYRMFLIDAPSNRVGKISAALSRALQDLGLELTPASRRLAAFNAVQNTYLNTFQVLGGLGLLLGSVGLGVVVLRNVLERRGELALLLAVGFRPRVLRWLVLSEHGALLLAGSGIGVLAALIAVAPAILSAAANVPVRSLALVLGGVWLSGALWTWLATRLALRGRLLDALRSE; translated from the coding sequence CGCGGCGGTGGGCAGCGCGGTGCTGGTCGGCGCGCTGGTCGTGGGCGATTCCGTCCGGCACAGCCTCCAGCGGTTCGCCCTGCTCCGGCTGGGCAAAGTCGATGTCGCGCTGGCTTCCGGCGACCGGTTCTTTCGCGCGGAATTGTTGTCGAGCCGGACCAACAGCCTGGACAACGTCGGCGTGACAGCGCTGCAATTGCCGGCAACCGCCAGCGCGGACGGCGGCGCGCGGCGCGCGAATCGCGTCCAACTACTGGGCGTCGATGAACGCTTCTGGAATCTGGCCGAGCAACCGCCGGTGTTCGAGTTTCCCACGCAGGACAGCGTCGTCTTGAACCGCGCACTGGCGGAGCAACTCGCCGCGAAGCCAGGCGATGCCGTTCTGCTCCGCGTGCCGAAGGCGAGCCGTCTTTCCCGCGAAGCGCCGATTTCGCCGCAAGAGGATTCCTCCGTCGCCTTGCGCCTGACCGTGCGCGCGATTGCGTCGGACGAAGAATTCGGGCGGTTCAGCCTTCACGCCAGCCAGGCGCCTCCCTTCAACGCGTTCGTGTCCCTCCCGTGGCTGCAGGAACAACTGAAATTGCCGGGCCGCGCCAATCTGGTCCTCATGGTGATGGACCGGGACCCTTGGGCATTGCCGACGGCCACGGCCGCGTTGCGGAGAGCGTGGGACCTGGCGGACGCAGAATTGGAACTGCGCGAAATTCCCGAAGCCAACGCGCTGGAGTTGCGCACGAGCCGCGTGTTTCTCGACGCGCCGATTACGGACACGGCGCTGAAAGCGGCCACGAACGCCTCCGGCGTGCTCACGTATTTCGTCAACGAACTGCGCGCGGGCGATCGCGCGGCGCCGTATTCGATGGTGACGGCGATTGGCGAACCGATCGTTCCAAGGGACATGCGCGACGACGAGATTCTCATCAACCAGTGGCTCGCGGAGGATCTCAACGCGAAGCCGGGCGACGAACTGGCGTTGAGTTATTACGTCGTCGGCATCATGCGCAAGATGGAGGAACGCACGAGCCGGTTCCGCATTCGGGCGATTGTGCCGATGGCCCGACCTTACGCTGATCGCTCGCTCATGCCGGATTTTCCGGGAATGGTGGAGGCGAAGAATTGCCGGGATTGGGACACCGGATTTCCCATTGCGCTCGATAAGATGCGGCAGAAGGACAACGACTATTGGGAGGAACACAAAGGAACGCCCAAGGCGTTTGTCACGCTGGCGGCCGGGCAAAAGATGTGGACGAACCGCTTCGGCAATCTGACGGCGGTGCGATTTCCGCCCTCTCACCCCATCCCTCTCCCCCTCGGGGGGGGAGAGGGTGTCCGCAGGACGGGAGAGGGGGCCGTTCGTGAGGCCGAGAGCGTCGATGCGCAAACCGTCTCGGGAAATTCACTGCCTGCATCGCCCGCGCCAGCTTCCGATCTGGCGAACTTGAGAACTAGAGTCCGAGACGCGATTCTGGAGAAGCTCGATCCGGCATCGATTGGATTCAATTTTGAACCGGTCCGGAAACAAGCGCTGGACGCCGTCGCGCAGGCGCAAGATTTCGGGCAGCTTTTCCTTGGCTTCAGTTTCTTTCTCATCGTCGCAGCGTTGCTTTTGATGGGACTGCTGTTCCAGTTTGGGATCGAACAGCGCACCACCGAAGTCGGCACGTTGCTGGCGCTGGGCTTCACGCCGCGGCAAGTCCGGCGTTTGCTGATTTTCGAGGGCGGCGGCCTGGCCTTGCTCGGAGGCGCGGCCGGGACTTTGGGCGGTTGCGCCTATGCCTGGGCGATGTTGCGCGGTCTGGCCACGATCTGGCGCGACGCTTCGGGCACGTCGGCGCTGCGTTTTCACGCGGAGCCACTCTCGTTGGCGATCGGCGGATTTGCGGGCGCACTGGTGGCGTGGCTGACGATCTGGCTCGTGCTGCGGAAACAGGCGCAACAACCCGCGCGAGAGTTGTTGGCCGGGGGCGGGGATTTGAACCTCCAAGCCACGGCCTGGAAGGAATCGGCACGCTCGGTTGTCGAAGCGCGCGTTCCCCCTCACCCCGGCCCTCTCCCTTGGGGAGAGGGAGAATCGTTTGCGGCTGTTCGACAAACCGAACGCGGTCGGCTGGTTCCCACGCCGGCTTTGGATTTCCCTCTCCCTCAGGGAGAGGGCCAGGGTGAGGGGGAAGGAGACATGATTCTTCGACGGACTGACTCCTTGTCTGCGGCGAGATTCTACTCGGCTCGGTCAAATCGCAGTCTGTGGCTCGCTGTTGCCGGAGTGATTCTGAGTTCGATCATTCTCGGCGCGGCGATCTTCATGAACCGGGAGACAGGCGCGGGGGCCTTCTTCGGAGCGGGCGCGCTGTTGCTGATTTCCGGATTAGCTTTCGCGGCCGCGTTTTTGACTGCTTTGACTTACTCCGGAGCGGCGGCGCGCCCGACCCTGAGCGCCCTGGGCGTGAGGAACGCGACGCGCCGGCGCAAGCGCAGTCTGGCCACGGTCGGGTTGCTCGCCAGCGGGAGTTTCATGATCCTGGCCGTCGGCGTGTTCCGGCTGGATTCCGAGATCGACGCGGCAAGGCGTTCCTCCGGCACGGGCGGTTTTGCTTTGATCGGCGAAGCGACTTATCCGGTCGTCCACGATCTGAATTCCGCCGAAGGCCGGGAATTCTTTGGCCTGGACACGAATGATTTCGCGGGCACGGCGATTGTGCCGTTGCGCGTACGGGACGGCGAAGACGCGAGCTGTCTCAATTTGAATCGCGCCCAGAAGCCGCGGCTGCTCGGCGTGCAACCGGAGTTGCTCGACCAGCGAAACGCCTTCACGTTTGCCGCGGTCGCAAAGGGGTTGCCCACGGATCATCCCTGGTTGCTGCTCAGCCGAAGCGGCGAGGGCGAGGTTCCCGCCATCGGCGACCAGGCTTCTATTCAGTGGGCGCTGGGAAAAAAGGTCGGCGACACCTTGGATTACACCGACGAACGCGGACAGGTCTTCAAGATTCGCCTGGTGGCGTCCGTGGCGAACTCGATTCTCCAGGGGAACCTTCTGATTGGCGAAGACGAGTTCCGCGCGCGGTTCACGCACGAAGAAGGATATCGAATGTTCCTGATCGACGCGCCGTCGAACCGGGTGGGCAAAATCTCGGCGGCTTTGTCGCGCGCCTTGCAAGATCTGGGCCTCGAACTGACGCCGGCGTCGCGGCGGCTGGCGGCGTTCAACGCGGTGCAGAATACTTATCTGAACACGTTTCAAGTGCTGGGGGGACTGGGCTTGCTCCTCGGCAGCGTGGGGCTGGGCGTCGTGGTGTTGCGAAACGTGTTGGAACGGCGCGGCGAACTGGCGTTGCTGCTGGCGGTGGGATTTCGGCCGCGCGTGTTGCGATGGCTGGTGTTGAGCGAACACGGGGCGTTGCTGCTGGCGGGATCCGGCATCGGTGTGTTGGCGGCGCTGATCGCGGTGGCGCCTGCGATTCTTTCGGCGGCGGCAAATGTGCCGGTTCGATCGCTCGCGCTCGTGCTGGGCGGCGTGTGGCTGAGCGGCGCGCTCTGGACCTGGCTGGCGACGCGGCTGGCGCTGCGGGGGCGGTTGCTGGACGCGTTGAGGTCGGAGTGA
- a CDS encoding LamG domain-containing protein — protein sequence MKAKIHSRRATPLLWVANFAILLTLAPATAFGQAASTAKLIAYWDFNDASVAKKAPDKLHGFTGALETGANYSADKGGRTGQAGDRALDLSTTAARRFVRVSNAGWLNKTAAGDQVTVAFWQKLVVVANSSAFWMNSPSSSGTFRGFQAHVPWGNRNLYFDTAGCCDGGTQRIFANIDTLDANFNFMQWHHFAFVKKASTKQIWINGALFLEGENTSPLPTDFSEILIGADGAGGGNTQGWIDDFAIFSSALEPSQITSLAQGALPVSFDKDADGDGIPDWWEDDNGFAKSDKADGALDRDGDGLTNLQEYLKATDPKNADSDGDTLKDGVETGTLVWVSNTNTGTDPLSSDTDADGLKDGVETNTRVFAGASNTGTNPVLKDSDGDGFPDGAEVTLGSSPIDTRGVPIKPGSVNLLAYWDFNDASVAEKTSDRIHSITGALENGAVYTADQGGRTGRSGDRAMDFGPDSTRQTVRVTGAQWINVASAGDKMTVSFWQQLTEVANTSSFWMNSPSSSGTSRGFQAHVPWGNRNLYFDTAGCCDTTTQRINASIDTMNPDFDFTQWHHFAFVKNGATKEIWIDGKVFLSGRSTSRLPTDFTELFIGAAGDFSNSLHGLIDDFAVFASALDASLILKLAEGTLPNQLEADTDGDGIPDAWEDGKGLNKQDKADAALDADADGLTNLVEYQRGTEPKNADTDADGLKDGVETSSGLWVSATNTGTDPLNADTDGDGLKDGVETNTGRFLSATDTGTNPLLRDTDGDLVADGAEVMLETSPVDVKSTPVTAGGVNLIAWWDFNDAGTTDRTLDKLHKFSGKLENGAAFTPAGGGRSGQGSDRAMDFGPDSAQQLVRVTNAVWLNAASSADRMSVSVWVKLAEVANSSAFWMVSPSSSGTQRGFQAHTPWGNNNIYFDTAGCCDTATQRINASIDTLGPNFDFTAWRHFAFVKSGSKKQIWIDGKVFLEGTNTSPLPTDFTEFVMGAEPSGNNSMHGMIDDFAVFGSALTAEQVAKIAQGTAPDQLQPVVAPAAKFTKYTKNADGSITIEWTGGGTLQAAGALTGPWQDVPGASSPYTFKPATAALFGRIKN from the coding sequence ATGAAAGCCAAAATCCATTCTCGACGGGCCACGCCATTGTTGTGGGTGGCAAACTTCGCAATCCTCCTCACCCTCGCTCCGGCGACGGCATTCGGTCAGGCGGCCAGCACCGCAAAACTTATCGCGTATTGGGACTTCAACGACGCCAGTGTGGCGAAGAAAGCGCCGGACAAGCTGCACGGTTTCACCGGGGCGCTCGAAACAGGCGCGAATTATTCGGCGGACAAGGGTGGGCGGACCGGCCAGGCGGGCGATCGCGCCCTGGACCTCAGCACCACCGCCGCCCGCCGGTTCGTCCGCGTCTCGAACGCCGGCTGGCTCAACAAGACCGCCGCCGGCGACCAGGTCACCGTGGCGTTCTGGCAGAAACTCGTCGTGGTCGCCAACAGTTCGGCGTTCTGGATGAATTCGCCTTCCAGTTCCGGCACGTTCCGCGGGTTTCAGGCGCACGTTCCGTGGGGCAACCGAAACCTTTACTTCGACACGGCCGGTTGCTGCGATGGCGGCACGCAACGCATCTTCGCCAACATCGACACGCTGGACGCCAACTTCAATTTCATGCAATGGCATCACTTCGCGTTCGTGAAAAAGGCGTCCACCAAACAAATCTGGATCAACGGCGCCCTTTTCCTAGAAGGCGAGAACACCTCGCCGTTGCCGACGGATTTTTCCGAAATTCTCATCGGGGCCGACGGCGCAGGCGGCGGCAACACCCAGGGCTGGATTGACGACTTCGCGATTTTCTCCAGCGCCCTCGAACCATCGCAAATCACCTCGCTCGCCCAGGGCGCATTGCCCGTGAGCTTCGACAAAGACGCGGATGGCGATGGCATCCCCGATTGGTGGGAAGACGACAACGGGTTTGCCAAATCCGACAAGGCGGACGGCGCGCTGGACCGCGACGGCGATGGTTTGACCAATCTGCAGGAGTATCTGAAAGCGACCGATCCGAAGAACGCGGACTCGGATGGGGACACGCTGAAGGACGGCGTCGAGACCGGCACACTCGTCTGGGTCAGCAACACGAACACCGGAACCGATCCGTTGAGTTCCGACACCGACGCCGACGGCTTGAAGGACGGGGTGGAAACCAACACCCGAGTCTTCGCCGGCGCGAGCAATACGGGTACCAATCCGGTCTTGAAAGACTCGGACGGGGACGGATTCCCTGACGGCGCGGAAGTCACGCTCGGAAGTTCGCCGATCGACACCCGGGGCGTTCCCATCAAACCCGGCAGCGTGAACCTGCTCGCGTACTGGGATTTCAACGACGCCAGCGTGGCGGAAAAGACCTCGGACAGAATCCACAGCATCACCGGCGCTTTGGAGAACGGCGCCGTTTACACGGCGGACCAGGGCGGTCGCACGGGACGGTCGGGGGACCGCGCCATGGACTTCGGCCCGGACAGCACCCGGCAAACGGTGCGGGTGACGGGCGCCCAGTGGATCAACGTGGCCTCGGCGGGCGACAAAATGACGGTTTCCTTCTGGCAGCAATTGACAGAAGTGGCCAACACTTCGTCGTTCTGGATGAACTCGCCTTCCAGTTCGGGGACCTCCCGCGGTTTTCAGGCCCACGTTCCGTGGGGCAACCGCAACCTCTACTTCGACACCGCCGGCTGCTGCGACACGACCACCCAGCGCATCAACGCCAGCATCGACACGATGAATCCGGATTTCGATTTCACGCAGTGGCACCACTTCGCTTTCGTGAAAAACGGCGCGACCAAGGAAATCTGGATCGATGGCAAAGTGTTCTTGTCCGGGAGAAGCACCTCCCGCTTGCCGACGGATTTCACCGAGCTTTTCATCGGCGCGGCGGGTGATTTCAGCAACAGCCTCCACGGCCTGATCGATGATTTCGCCGTGTTCGCCAGCGCGTTGGACGCATCGCTCATTCTCAAGCTCGCGGAAGGCACGCTGCCCAACCAATTGGAGGCGGACACCGATGGCGATGGCATTCCCGATGCCTGGGAAGATGGCAAGGGACTCAACAAGCAAGACAAAGCGGACGCCGCGCTGGATGCCGACGCCGACGGGTTGACCAATCTGGTGGAATATCAACGCGGCACCGAACCGAAAAACGCGGATACCGACGCGGATGGCCTCAAAGATGGCGTGGAAACCAGCTCCGGCCTCTGGGTCAGCGCCACCAATACCGGAACCGATCCTTTGAACGCCGACACGGATGGCGACGGACTCAAAGACGGCGTAGAGACCAACACGGGCCGCTTTCTCAGCGCCACCGACACGGGCACCAATCCTTTGCTCAGGGATACGGATGGCGATTTGGTGGCGGATGGCGCCGAAGTCATGCTGGAAACTTCACCGGTTGATGTGAAAAGCACTCCCGTCACGGCAGGCGGAGTGAATTTGATCGCGTGGTGGGATTTCAATGACGCCGGCACGACGGACCGGACTCTGGACAAGCTGCATAAATTCTCCGGCAAACTGGAGAATGGCGCGGCCTTCACGCCGGCCGGCGGCGGGCGATCCGGCCAGGGCAGCGACCGGGCCATGGATTTTGGACCGGACAGCGCGCAGCAATTGGTTCGCGTCACGAACGCCGTGTGGTTGAACGCGGCGTCGTCTGCGGACCGCATGAGCGTTTCGGTCTGGGTGAAGTTGGCGGAAGTGGCTAACAGCTCGGCCTTCTGGATGGTCTCGCCTTCCAGTTCCGGGACACAACGCGGGTTCCAGGCGCACACTCCCTGGGGCAACAATAATATCTATTTCGACACCGCCGGTTGTTGCGACACGGCGACCCAGCGCATCAACGCGAGCATTGATACGTTGGGCCCGAACTTCGATTTCACGGCGTGGCGCCATTTCGCCTTCGTCAAGAGCGGCTCCAAAAAGCAAATCTGGATCGATGGGAAAGTGTTCCTGGAAGGGACCAATACGTCGCCGTTGCCAACCGACTTCACGGAGTTCGTCATGGGCGCCGAACCGAGCGGCAACAACAGCATGCACGGCATGATCGACGACTTTGCCGTCTTTGGCAGCGCGCTCACGGCCGAGCAGGTGGCCAAGATCGCTCAAGGAACTGCTCCCGATCAGCTCCAACCGGTCGTCGCGCCCGCGGCGAAATTCACGAAATACACGAAGAACGCCGACGGCAGCATTACGATCGAGTGGACCGGCGGAGGCACGTTGCAGGCGGCCGGCGCATTGACAGGTCCGTGGCAGGACGTGCCCGGCGCGTCCAGCCCATACACCTTCAAGCCAGCAACGGCAGCCCTCTTCGGACGAATCAAGAACTGA
- a CDS encoding HDIG domain-containing protein — protein MTRDEAWNLLNEYTKSESLLKHALAVEAAMRHYAAHFGESAGIWGITGLVHDFDYERWPNPPDHTREGARILRERGLDEEIVGAILSHAEWNREEFPLDRPIRKTLFAVDELCGFVTAVAYVRPEKLTGMTASSVRKKMKQKSFAAAVKREDIESGAQLLGVPLDDHIQHVIVAMQGVADQIGFARQPQG, from the coding sequence ATGACACGCGACGAAGCCTGGAATCTGCTGAACGAATACACCAAGTCCGAATCCCTGCTCAAACACGCGCTGGCCGTCGAAGCAGCAATGCGCCATTACGCGGCTCATTTCGGCGAGAGTGCCGGCATTTGGGGAATCACTGGATTGGTCCACGACTTCGATTACGAACGCTGGCCCAATCCGCCCGACCACACTCGCGAAGGCGCGCGCATCCTTCGGGAACGCGGCCTGGACGAAGAAATCGTCGGCGCGATTCTTTCGCACGCCGAATGGAACCGGGAGGAATTCCCGCTGGATCGCCCGATCCGGAAGACGCTCTTTGCGGTCGATGAATTGTGCGGGTTCGTCACGGCCGTGGCTTACGTTCGCCCCGAAAAGCTCACGGGGATGACCGCCAGCAGCGTGCGGAAAAAAATGAAACAGAAATCCTTCGCCGCCGCTGTGAAAAGGGAAGACATCGAGAGTGGCGCTCAGTTATTGGGAGTTCCTCTGGACGATCACATCCAGCACGTGATCGTCGCCATGCAAGGTGTGGCGGACCAAATCGGTTTTGCACGGCAGCCGCAGGGATGA
- a CDS encoding phospholipase, with the protein MQTKFILALVCLSGLAHYTTRSQDDMPITNQKALKFERTLKREVALNYLLFLPNDYEIKGAKRWPLMLFLHGAGERGTNLSKVTLHGPPKLVKEKRDFPFILVSPQCPSNQRWDNDALLALLDEVVKEHSVDPKRIYLTGLSMGGYGTWSLGVSHPDRFAAIAPICGGGEIIDVLLASRSKAPALRSLGVWAFHGGKDGTVKVSESERMVNALKSAGGKEVELTIYPEAGHDSWTETYNNPKLYEWFLQHSR; encoded by the coding sequence ATGCAAACGAAATTCATCCTTGCCCTGGTCTGTCTGTCCGGACTGGCCCATTACACCACCCGCAGCCAAGACGATATGCCCATTACCAACCAGAAAGCGCTGAAGTTCGAGAGAACCCTTAAAAGGGAAGTCGCGCTGAATTATCTTCTGTTCCTGCCGAACGATTATGAAATCAAAGGGGCCAAACGCTGGCCGCTCATGCTGTTCCTCCACGGCGCCGGAGAGCGCGGCACGAATCTATCCAAAGTGACGCTCCATGGCCCGCCGAAACTCGTGAAGGAGAAGCGGGACTTTCCGTTCATCCTGGTTTCCCCGCAGTGCCCTTCGAATCAACGCTGGGACAACGACGCGTTGCTGGCGTTGCTGGACGAAGTCGTCAAGGAACACAGCGTCGATCCGAAACGAATCTATCTCACGGGCCTGAGCATGGGCGGCTATGGCACGTGGAGCCTGGGCGTTTCGCATCCGGACCGATTCGCCGCCATCGCGCCTATCTGCGGCGGCGGGGAGATTATCGACGTTCTGCTCGCCAGCCGGTCGAAAGCCCCCGCCTTGAGATCGCTCGGGGTTTGGGCATTTCATGGCGGGAAGGATGGCACCGTCAAAGTGTCGGAATCCGAGCGGATGGTGAACGCCTTGAAGAGCGCCGGTGGCAAGGAAGTCGAACTGACCATCTATCCCGAAGCCGGCCACGACTCCTGGACGGAGACCTACAACAATCCGAAGCTCTACGAGTGGTTCCTCCAACACTCCCGCTGA
- a CDS encoding prepilin-type N-terminal cleavage/methylation domain-containing protein has translation MWLSKPNPQRQRSARPQSGFTLIELLVVIAIIAILAGMLLPAMSKAKAKGQGIACMNNTKQLMTAWKMYVDDNNDKLPFAYAPEDKSNPNYPFSWTHGILDWSNGNSQNWDVDNTIKNGAIWPYVGGALSIYKCPADKYTVTPTTGPFKGQAIQRCRSNSMNSWMGMNQGDWTWFGGPEFRKYTKMSDVVDPGPSMTWVLVDEHPDSMNDGFFCVDMNGYPNPAQAKLPDIPASYHNGACGFAFADGHSEIKKWRDKRTMPPVRKSGLQGANHGTPPNPDVLWLYERTTRKYK, from the coding sequence ATGTGGCTCTCTAAACCCAACCCCCAAAGGCAGCGTTCCGCTCGCCCTCAATCAGGCTTCACGTTGATCGAGCTTCTGGTCGTCATCGCCATCATTGCCATCCTGGCCGGGATGCTTCTTCCGGCGATGAGCAAAGCCAAAGCCAAAGGCCAGGGCATCGCGTGCATGAACAACACCAAGCAGTTGATGACCGCCTGGAAAATGTATGTGGACGATAACAACGACAAGCTCCCCTTCGCCTACGCGCCGGAAGACAAATCGAACCCCAATTATCCTTTCTCGTGGACTCACGGGATTCTCGACTGGTCCAACGGCAACTCCCAGAACTGGGACGTAGATAACACGATCAAGAACGGCGCGATCTGGCCGTATGTCGGCGGCGCGTTGTCCATCTACAAGTGCCCGGCCGACAAATACACCGTGACGCCGACGACGGGCCCGTTCAAAGGCCAGGCGATCCAACGATGCCGGAGCAACTCGATGAACTCTTGGATGGGGATGAATCAGGGCGATTGGACGTGGTTCGGCGGGCCGGAATTCCGCAAATACACCAAGATGTCCGACGTGGTCGATCCGGGGCCCAGCATGACCTGGGTTCTGGTCGATGAACACCCGGACAGCATGAACGACGGCTTTTTCTGCGTGGACATGAACGGTTATCCTAATCCGGCCCAGGCCAAGCTCCCGGATATCCCGGCCAGCTACCACAACGGCGCGTGCGGCTTTGCCTTCGCCGATGGCCACTCGGAAATCAAGAAGTGGCGGGACAAACGCACCATGCCTCCGGTAAGAAAGTCCGGTTTGCAGGGCGCGAATCACGGCACTCCGCCGAACCCGGACGTCCTGTGGCTCTACGAGCGAACCACACGCAAGTACAAATAA